In Tachyglossus aculeatus isolate mTacAcu1 chromosome 10, mTacAcu1.pri, whole genome shotgun sequence, the following proteins share a genomic window:
- the SPAM1 gene encoding hyaluronidase PH-20 — protein MSRLAQLSSGSWDACCRAAWVAVVIHLLPWCMALDVQAPPLIPNLPFLSAWNAPTELCAQKHEVHLDMSLFSLVGSTRQEIKGQDITLFYTDRLGYYPYIDEVTGESMNKGLPQLCPLEHHLTKAKKDIVKYMPSVGKAGLAVIDWENWRPLWIRNWKPKDIYRNRSIELVQQKDVKLNFSEAWNIAKVDFEKAARNFMRRSLRLGKTLRPNHLWGFYLFPDCYNHNYNSPNYNGSCFDIEKARNDELKWLWKESTALFPSIYLDTSLRNSSHAPLFVRNRVQEAVRVSRVGDPQNPLPIFVYTRPVFTNAPSNYLSQVDLVNTIGECAALGVSGTVMWGSLNLTRSVKTCGILDSYMRMMLNPYIINVTLAAKMCSQVLCEERGACVRKAWNSSDYLHLNPANFVIQITRDGQYLVNGKPTYADLKQFSNKFTCRCFAGSSCKTVVDVTTTSFIYVCIADDICIEADLNPHLSEEDFSTSPFHLEENSSSTVKTGVSVDSPGTEGPLVPGSTLQGHVVGYAGDLSNSIDDVDTIIPGIHSSEKDTYEDPEDISPYPFFDFSPTYNSKPQNGIIYSRTCSVFTSLYSQIFFILMIKIFVLINPLSV, from the exons ATGTCAAGACTTGCCCAGCTCTCCTCTGGGAGTTGGGATGCCTGCTGCCGAGCAGCCTGGGTAGCAGTTGTCATTCACTTGCTTCCTTGGTGCATGGCCTTGGATGTACAGGCACCTCCCTTGATCCCAAATTTGCCTTTTCTCTCAGCTTGGAATGCCCCAACAGAGCTCTGTGCCCAGAAACATGAAGTACATCTGGATATGAGTCTCTTCTCCTTGGTGGGCAGCACTCGCCAGGAAATCAAGGGGCAGGATATCACTTTATTCTACACTGACAGGCTGGGCTACTACCCTTATATAGATGAAGTTACGGGGGAAAGTATGAATAAAGGACTCCCTCAGCTTTGCCCCCTGGAGCACCATTTGACTAAAGCCAAGAAGGACATTGTCAAATACATGCCCTCAGTGGGAAAAGCTGGTCTAGCTGTCATCGACTGGGAGAACTGGAGGCCTCTCTGGATCCGGAACTGGAAGCCAAAAGATATTTACAGGAACCGGTCGATTGAGCTGGTGCAGCAGAAAGACGTGAAATTAAATTTCTCCGAAGCCTGGAACATCGCCAAAGTTGATTTTGAAAAGGCAGCACGGAATTTCATGAGACGGTCCCTGAGGCTGGGGAAGACGCTCCGGCCCAACCATCTGTGGGGGTTTTACCTGTTCCCCGACTGCTACAACCATAACTACAACAGCCCTAATTACAACGGCAGCTGCTTCGATATCGAAAAAGCCAGAAACGATGAGCTGAAAtggctgtggaaggagagcacCGCCCTCTTCCCATCCATCTACCTGGATACCAGCCTACGGAACTCCAGCCATGCTCCGCTCTTTGTCCGGAACCGAGTGCAAGAAGCCGTCCGGGTTTCCAGAGTGGGAGACCCCCAGAATCCCCTTCCGATTTTTGTCTACACACGTCCGGTTTTCACAAATGCTCCTTCCAACTATCTCTCTCAG GTTGACCTTGTAAATACGATTGGAGAGTGTGCTGCCCTCGGTGTCTCCGGAACAGTAATGTGGGGAAGCCTCAACTTAACTCGGAGTGTG AAAACCTGCGGGATTCTGGACAGTTATATGAGGATGATGCTGAATCCCTACATCATCAATGTCACCCTGGCGGCCAAAATGTGCAGCCAAGTGCTTTGCGAAGAGAGAGGGGCGTGTGTGCGGAAGGCCTGGAACTCCAGTGATTACCTTCATCTGAACCCAGCGAACTTTGTTATTCAGATCACTAGGGATGGCCAGTATTTGGTGAATGGGAAGCCGACCTATGCGGACCTAAAGCAATTTTCGAACAAATTCACCTGTCGCTGTTTCGCGGGATCCTCGTGTAAGACAGTGGTAGATGTGACCACGACGTCTTTCATCTACGTGTGCATTGCCGATGACATCTGCATCGAAGCTGATCTAAATCCACATCTGAGTGAAGAGGActtctccacctctcccttccacctGGAAGAGAATTCTTCCTCCACCGTTAAGACTGGTGTCTCAGTAGACTCGCCTGGCACCGAGGGGCCACTTGTGCCTGGGTCAACACTCCAGGGACATGTGGTAGGATATGCAGGTGACCTCTCCAACAGCATTGATGATGTAGATACCATTATTCCTGGAATCCACTCTTCAGAGAAAGACACGTATGAGGATCCCGAAGATATTTCACCTTATCCTTTCTTTGATTTCTCCCCAACTTACAACAGCAAACCCCAAAATGGAATTATTTATTCAAGGACCTGTTCAGTTTTTACAAGCCTTTATAgccaaatattttttattttgatgATCAAAATATTTGTTTTAATCAACCCCCTTTCagtttag